A region of Terriglobales bacterium DNA encodes the following proteins:
- a CDS encoding beta-ketoacyl-ACP synthase III, whose protein sequence is MSTLRAKITALGTYVPPRLLTNQDLERMVETSNEWILERTGIRQRHIVDQGVAASDLAVEAARACLAERGIPPTEVEAIFIATVTPDMMFPSTACLVQHKLGAPGAWGFDVSAACSGFVYALQTGAQFVAGGAHRKVLVIGADVMSSIIDYTDRATCVIFGDGAGAVLLEPTSDPDDGLLDFLHEVDGSGGCSLYMPGGGSLHPASRETVEKKMHYVHQDGQAVFKYAVRKMAEVCEKILVRNGYTGKDVAAFIPHQANRRIITATADRLGMCADRVIINIDEYGNTTAGTIPLAMHTARQQGKLKKGDLVLLAAVGAGFTVGATLLRWSY, encoded by the coding sequence TTGAGCACGCTGCGGGCGAAGATCACGGCGCTGGGCACGTACGTACCGCCCCGCCTGCTGACCAACCAGGACTTGGAGAGGATGGTCGAGACTTCCAACGAATGGATCCTCGAGCGCACCGGCATCCGCCAGCGCCACATTGTGGACCAGGGCGTGGCCGCGTCCGACCTCGCGGTGGAAGCGGCGCGTGCCTGCCTGGCCGAGCGTGGCATTCCGCCCACCGAGGTCGAAGCCATCTTCATCGCCACCGTCACTCCCGACATGATGTTCCCCTCCACCGCCTGCCTGGTGCAGCACAAGCTGGGCGCGCCGGGCGCCTGGGGCTTCGACGTTTCCGCGGCCTGCTCGGGCTTCGTCTATGCGCTGCAGACCGGCGCCCAATTCGTCGCGGGCGGCGCGCACAGGAAAGTGCTGGTCATCGGCGCCGACGTGATGTCTTCCATCATCGACTACACCGACCGCGCCACCTGCGTGATTTTCGGCGATGGCGCCGGCGCCGTGCTGCTCGAGCCCACATCCGACCCTGACGATGGCCTCCTCGACTTCCTGCATGAAGTCGATGGCTCCGGAGGCTGTTCGCTCTACATGCCCGGGGGCGGCAGCCTGCACCCCGCCTCGCGCGAGACCGTAGAAAAGAAGATGCACTACGTGCACCAGGACGGCCAGGCGGTCTTCAAGTACGCGGTGCGCAAGATGGCCGAAGTCTGCGAGAAGATCCTGGTGCGCAACGGATACACCGGCAAGGACGTGGCCGCGTTCATTCCGCACCAGGCCAACCGCCGCATCATCACCGCCACCGCGGACCGCCTGGGCATGTGCGCCGACCGCGTCATCATCAATATCGACGAGTACGGCAACACCACCGCCGGCACCATCCCGCTGGCCATGCACACCGCGCGCCAGCAAGGCAAATTGAAGAAGGGAGACTTGGTGCTGCTGGCCGCTGTCGGCGCAGGTTTCACCGTCGGCGCCACACTGCTGCGCTGGTCGTACTAG
- a CDS encoding transglutaminaseTgpA domain-containing protein has protein sequence MAQARFTGGGLAGTRSTVERYFEIALYLMIVTGFTTLAGTGKLDLLSVLVVLVALGLRGYLLLRERTVVIPESWTSYIAIFYALFYVVDFLLLSGSFVTATAHLVLLILVVKLFSVHRNRDIVWLCVLAFLSVLAAAVLTVDTLFLAAFALFLLLAVATFTSWEMARSAAAAAGRAREAAGGKRRMAWSLSTTAAMLMVSILLGAAGIFFVLPRVTGGYLSQYAPRNQLVSGFSDDVRLGEIGEIQQSSQVIMRIEIEGDTAGSYDLMWRGVALASFDGRRWFNPPHQLTLWMAQQGRYDLEAAARATQSETATQGAAPTLIHYRVVMEPVDTNVFFLAPVARELTGSYRQIALDKAGTVYNQDRFRPVTYYAATSDITRPRATTLRAAEGTPSREVLEPYLQLPALDPRIRDLARQITSGAGNNYDRAAQIENYLKTRFGYTLQLSGTKEGDPLAHFLFERRQGHCEYFASAMTVMLRALGVPARIVNGFRGGEFNDVTGSYIVRARDAHSWVEAYFPGQGWVAFDPTPAADRPQPGAWQRFLLYVDAAREFWREWVINYDFTHQNQLGSTMLEASRRRRLDTLKWIRERYRMLVRAARETQQRAKESPQEWGVGAVATLASLMVLLNSRRLWRGWRNRRTAARPERAPRAAASIWYERLLKRLARRGWPKRPSQTPEEFLATLGDAHLRQQVAQFTGHYERARFGESAEDAKKLPELYEEITASR, from the coding sequence ATGGCGCAGGCGAGATTCACAGGCGGCGGATTGGCGGGTACGCGCAGCACGGTGGAGCGCTACTTCGAGATCGCGCTCTACCTGATGATCGTCACCGGGTTCACCACCCTGGCGGGGACGGGCAAGCTGGACCTGCTCTCGGTGCTGGTGGTGCTGGTGGCGCTGGGGCTGCGCGGCTACCTGCTGCTGCGAGAACGCACGGTGGTCATCCCCGAGAGCTGGACATCGTATATCGCCATCTTCTACGCGCTGTTCTACGTGGTGGATTTCCTGCTGCTTTCGGGCAGCTTCGTCACGGCGACGGCGCACCTGGTGCTGCTGATCCTGGTGGTCAAGCTGTTCTCCGTGCACCGCAACCGGGACATCGTGTGGTTGTGCGTGCTGGCGTTCCTCTCCGTGCTGGCGGCAGCGGTGCTCACGGTGGATACGCTCTTCCTGGCCGCTTTCGCCCTTTTCCTCCTGCTGGCCGTGGCGACCTTCACCAGTTGGGAGATGGCGCGGTCCGCGGCCGCCGCAGCGGGACGCGCACGCGAGGCCGCGGGCGGCAAGCGCCGCATGGCGTGGTCGCTCTCCACCACCGCCGCCATGCTGATGGTTTCCATCCTGCTGGGCGCAGCAGGCATTTTCTTCGTGCTGCCGCGGGTGACGGGCGGATACCTGAGCCAGTATGCGCCGCGCAACCAACTGGTCAGCGGGTTCAGCGACGACGTACGCCTGGGCGAGATCGGGGAGATCCAGCAATCGAGCCAGGTGATCATGCGCATCGAGATCGAGGGCGACACCGCGGGCAGCTACGACCTGATGTGGCGGGGCGTGGCGCTGGCGTCCTTCGACGGCCGGCGCTGGTTCAATCCGCCGCATCAGCTCACGCTGTGGATGGCGCAACAGGGACGCTACGACCTGGAAGCGGCCGCGCGGGCAACCCAGTCCGAGACCGCTACCCAGGGGGCGGCGCCGACACTGATCCACTACCGCGTGGTCATGGAGCCGGTGGACACGAACGTGTTCTTCCTGGCGCCGGTGGCGCGCGAACTAACCGGGAGCTATCGGCAGATCGCCCTGGACAAGGCGGGAACGGTTTACAACCAGGACCGCTTCCGTCCCGTCACCTATTACGCGGCCACGAGCGACATCACGCGGCCGCGAGCGACGACGCTGCGAGCAGCCGAAGGCACGCCTTCGCGAGAGGTCCTGGAGCCCTACCTGCAACTACCCGCACTCGACCCGCGCATCCGCGACCTGGCCCGCCAGATCACCTCCGGCGCGGGGAACAACTATGATCGCGCGGCGCAGATCGAGAACTACCTGAAAACGCGGTTCGGCTACACGCTGCAGCTCAGTGGCACGAAGGAGGGCGATCCGCTGGCGCACTTTCTGTTCGAGCGTCGGCAGGGCCACTGCGAGTACTTCGCCTCCGCCATGACGGTGATGCTGCGGGCGCTGGGTGTGCCGGCGCGCATCGTCAACGGCTTCCGCGGGGGCGAGTTCAATGACGTCACGGGCAGCTACATCGTGCGGGCGCGCGACGCACACTCCTGGGTGGAGGCGTACTTCCCCGGGCAGGGCTGGGTGGCGTTCGACCCCACGCCCGCCGCCGACCGCCCGCAACCCGGCGCCTGGCAGCGCTTCCTGCTTTACGTGGACGCGGCGCGCGAGTTCTGGCGCGAGTGGGTGATCAATTACGACTTCACGCATCAAAACCAGCTCGGCAGCACCATGCTGGAGGCCAGCCGGCGACGGCGCCTGGACACCTTGAAGTGGATCCGGGAGCGTTATCGCATGCTGGTGCGGGCGGCCCGGGAAACGCAGCAGCGCGCCAAGGAGTCGCCGCAAGAGTGGGGTGTGGGAGCGGTAGCGACACTGGCGAGCCTGATGGTCCTGTTGAATTCGCGGCGCCTATGGCGGGGATGGCGCAACCGGCGAACGGCCGCACGTCCTGAGCGGGCGCCGCGGGCAGCCGCCAGCATCTGGTACGAGCGGCTGCTCAAGCGGCTGGCGCGTCGCGGCTGGCCCAAACGGCCTTCGCAGACGCCAGAGGAGTTTCTTGCGACTCTGGGCGACGCACATTTGCGCCAGCAGGTAGCTCAGTTCACCGGGCACTACGAGCGGGCCAGGTTTGGGGAGTCGGCTGAAGACGCGAAGAAGCTGCCGGAGCTGTACGAAGAAATCACTGCCAGCCGCTAG
- the rimO gene encoding 30S ribosomal protein S12 methylthiotransferase RimO, which translates to MPTELPVLECGDATTAEGPRTNQAAKVGFVSLGCPKNLVDSEVMMGMLAKAGAEITPRAEDADVIVVNTCSFIESAQQESVNTILEMAGHKASDTNPGGRAKKLVVAGCLVERYRDEIRRNIPEVDAVVGTGELDRILDAAGIRNGRASAGSAPFTILNSRPEGTVREAAGRFARDAWQGAIADLPNYLYDDTTPRLLATPRHSAYIKIAEGCDHPCSFCIIPQLRGKFRSRRFESVVAEAERLARSGVREITLIGQDTTCYGEDLGLEDGLPLVLERLAGIEELRWVRFLYAYPNKITGRLLETIARHDKVCSYIDVPLQHASPAVLKRMKRGAGAEIFLRSIEKMRRTIPNLTLRTSFIVGFPGETERDFDELCDFVRAAEFDWMGVFAYSDEAGSEAYHLASKLEPREIERRRRKLMQVQKQVSRRKKRKLLGREFDLLVEGPSEESALLWEGRTEMHAPEIDGKVFVSDFGPHRLPTPGDFYRCEIVEAHDYDLVVKLL; encoded by the coding sequence ATGCCCACAGAACTTCCAGTCTTGGAATGCGGCGACGCGACGACTGCCGAAGGCCCGCGCACAAATCAGGCCGCCAAGGTCGGCTTCGTGAGCCTGGGGTGTCCCAAGAACCTGGTGGACAGCGAAGTCATGATGGGCATGCTGGCGAAGGCCGGGGCGGAAATCACTCCGCGGGCCGAGGACGCCGACGTCATCGTCGTCAACACCTGCTCGTTCATCGAAAGCGCACAGCAGGAGTCGGTGAACACCATCCTGGAAATGGCCGGCCACAAGGCGTCGGACACGAACCCCGGCGGGCGGGCGAAGAAGCTGGTGGTGGCCGGATGCCTGGTCGAGCGTTACCGCGACGAGATTCGCAGGAACATTCCTGAAGTGGATGCGGTGGTGGGAACGGGGGAGCTGGACCGCATTCTGGATGCCGCGGGGATTCGAAATGGGCGGGCATCCGCGGGGTCCGCTCCGTTCACGATATTGAATTCGCGGCCGGAAGGCACCGTCCGCGAGGCAGCGGGCCGCTTCGCCCGCGACGCGTGGCAGGGCGCGATCGCCGACCTGCCGAATTATCTCTACGACGACACCACCCCACGCCTGCTGGCGACACCCAGGCACTCGGCGTACATCAAGATCGCCGAGGGCTGCGATCATCCCTGCTCGTTCTGCATCATTCCGCAACTACGCGGCAAGTTCCGCTCAAGGCGCTTCGAATCGGTGGTCGCGGAGGCCGAGCGCCTGGCGCGCAGCGGGGTGCGAGAAATCACCCTGATCGGCCAGGACACCACCTGCTATGGCGAAGACCTCGGCCTGGAGGACGGCCTGCCCTTGGTGCTGGAGCGGCTGGCTGGGATCGAGGAGTTGCGCTGGGTGCGATTTCTTTATGCCTATCCCAACAAGATCACCGGGCGCCTGCTGGAGACAATCGCGCGACACGACAAGGTGTGCTCCTACATTGACGTGCCGTTGCAGCATGCCTCGCCCGCGGTGTTGAAGCGCATGAAGCGCGGCGCCGGGGCGGAGATCTTCCTGCGCTCGATCGAGAAGATGCGCCGCACCATCCCCAACCTGACGCTCAGGACCTCGTTCATCGTGGGCTTCCCCGGCGAAACGGAGCGAGACTTCGACGAGTTGTGCGATTTCGTGCGGGCCGCCGAGTTCGATTGGATGGGCGTGTTCGCCTACTCGGACGAAGCCGGCTCCGAGGCCTACCACCTGGCGAGCAAGCTGGAACCCAGGGAGATCGAACGGCGTCGCAGAAAGCTGATGCAGGTGCAGAAACAGGTGAGCCGACGGAAGAAACGGAAGCTGCTGGGCCGCGAGTTCGACCTGCTGGTGGAGGGTCCTTCGGAAGAAAGCGCGCTGCTGTGGGAGGGACGCACCGAGATGCACGCACCGGAAATTGACGGCAAGGTCTTCGTCAGCGACTTCGGACCGCACCGCCTGCCGACACCCGGCGATTTCTACCGGTGCGAGATCGTGGAAGCGCACGACTATGACCTGGTGGTGAAGCTGCTGTAG